A genomic segment from Dendropsophus ebraccatus isolate aDenEbr1 chromosome 7, aDenEbr1.pat, whole genome shotgun sequence encodes:
- the CLDN23 gene encoding claudin-23 has product MRTPAAMIVGMVLAPCGLVLNLTSTVAPAWRTLSGLASQPSDKILNQGIWDICLTSSISQGVTCGQANSDYFSQQVVQVARGLMIASLVVNGLGIALASWGVRCWEDVPNFLISAFGGLVIFVSGILSLIPIAWYNNIMYNMPAPDNQQSTNVGYALVLGYLGSCLEIIGGFSLMLCFVPPCKKYMKNRGKPTSAMYYSKKQSPYQEKPISHVYSIQNRDYSSNSIGYSIENDNYKHKANSVVSSPRSYTNPMDVTAGEYPRSYGRPGSQQSSLPCDSDLL; this is encoded by the coding sequence ATgaggacccctgcagccatgatTGTTGGCATGGTGCTGGCCCCCTGTGGACTGGTGCTGAACCTCACCTCTACTGTGGCACCAGCCTGGAGGACACTCAGTGGTTTAGCTTCACAACCTTCAGATAAAATCCTCAATCAGGGCATTTGGGATATCTGCCTGACCTCAAGCATTAGTCAGGGTGTGACATGTGGACAGGCCAACAGTGACTATTTCAGCCAGCAGGTGGTGCAGGTTGCCCGGGGGCTAATGATCGCCTCCTTGGTTGTCAATGGACTGGGCATCGCTTTGGCCTCCTGGGGGGTACGCTGCTGGGAAGATGTACCCAACTTCCTAATCTCAGCATTTGGTGGCTTGGTGATCTTCGTCTCCGGAATCCTCAGCCTCATACCTATTGCTTGGTATAACAATATAATGTACAACATGCCTGCTCCAGATAACCAGCAGAGCACTAATGTGGGGTATGCTCTGGTCCTTGGCTACCTGGGGAGCTGCCTGGAAATCATAGGTGGCTTCTCGCTTATGCTTTGCTTTGTGCCACCTTGCAAGAAATACATGAAGAACAGGGGGAAACCTACATCTGCTATGTACTACAGCAAAAAGCAAAGCCCCTACCAGGAGAAACCCATCAGCCATGTCTACAGCATCCAGAACCGTGACTATTCTTCCAACAGCATTGGCTACAGTATAGAGAATGACAACTACAAGCATAAGGCCAACTCTGTGGTCTCCAGTCCCAGATCTTACACTAACCCCATGGATGTGACAGCTGGAGAGTATCCTAGAAGTTATGGTAGACCTGGAAGTCAGCAGAGCTCCTTACCCTGTGACTCTGATCTACTGTAG